The sequence ccccaatggtgccccatatttTTTAACAACCCCAATAGTTCCTCACATAGTAtctagtgccccaaatagtatccaatacccccacaatgccccatatagtgtccaatacccccatagggccccatatagtatccaatatcccccccccaatagtgccccatatcaccaatgcagcccctcccctctgtgcagtgcccttctagtgacaccagcccggcccccgcacttccccaccagaaaaaacaaaaacaaaacctcacctgtcacccgttcccagcagcgCGGTCTCCCAGCAGGCAGCATAGTAAACAGACACTGCTTGCGTCAcatgcccctgcagcctctatcattcatgactCTGATTGGaaaagacgcccccggtgagtcactggatgtaactgcactctgttatagggttgtagtgttaggggtcatgatgtggcggtattatgtaatggtatcattggtgatatctttctgttttgtttagtgcagtttttatgtaatatgtaatcactgtatggtggtaggagtgttataaggtaactactgtatgtatatgggctcttgatacagtgtgggggcaaattcagtacattatacaatgtgccgaaagggaaggggggcccactcttgaaggctgtgcactgggcccaccaatgtattaaaacggccctgatcttatggaccaaaacaaaacagagcagggcagctcagcctggaagaggggagtctgatattagctctatgaggtacacagggagctgctgtcagtataaacagtgagtacacttacttatactgtacactgagcaattttactataaagaggccaacccctttaagctgtgaggcgggtctcaccagtgaggcgccccctagttgttggtgaggcccagctggggagccagttatttttataaaagtaactatgatctgcacggTCCTCCAATTTTCTCcaatctcaattttagcaacattattgatttattttgtacttgctttattagtatatagagcttgggagatgggtgaaaggtagtcctagcattattttcagcttttaaatggactttcaccacaatggtgaggtcctggcatcctcttggtcagtctggcgaggcccaggcattgccgtggtctgttgggtgaggctccagtagaaaaagtttgagaagcactgctctttgtctagaggaaagaaggtttccccaCCAGCACAGatacggattctttactgtaagagcagtgagacatgctgttgtcatggctaattcattaaacaGAATCAAGGGAGGTCTGGAAGCTTTTCttgataaatataatattacaagttatgggcactagatttcatgtCATAGGACGatcatccagggattattctgattgccattttggagccAGGAAGGAATTCTtgtcctgtgatggggcaattggcatctgcctcataagtatttttgccttcctctgggccagcacagtagggtttctgtaggtctaacttgatggactcttgtcttttttcaaccttattaactatgttactatgttaccaaATGTTTGTGTACATGGGGAGGCCGGAGGAGGTAGCTGTTGATACACATATTGCACAGACGACAGTTATGGAAAATGTATTgtttaaggccctgttcacactacggattcggtGTCCAGATTCCCGGCGGAACTCCTCCACGCTGACTTGGCGTCtcatcctgccttctatcagttacaaTGGGAGGGGGGGCGCGCCTCCGTTCTCCACTCAAGGAATTGACATTTCCGGGGGAGTTCCGCCTGGAATCTCCGCACCGATTCTGTAGTGTTAACCAGGCCTTAATGAAGCTTAGCAGCCTGTGTACAAAATGCAATATGTTTGGATTTTCGTTTTCATAAAGATAGTGGCATGGAAAATGTGGGAAAAAACAGACTCTATGCTGTTTAGACTCTATGCTGACAGGCCATTTCCTGGGACAACTTATGTCGTCAAAAATGATTATTTGAACCATGCTTCAATGCTTGGTATGGTCCTAAAAGATGGAGCCTCTTTCAAAGCCTTACAGATTTTACAGTATGGCACTACCCAAGGTGGTTCTTGTTCTGGCAACTGATATTTCAATCTCCAGCTGAAATATTTTTTGTACTTCTCTTCATCTGCATCCAGACTAAGAAGATAAGAAGCTAATTCTTGAGGACTTGAAAAGTCATCAACATGAATAAAAGCATCCCCAGGGATGAACCGCTCATAGTTTGCACGTGGTGGACCCAATACAACTGGAACACATCCTGAGAAAAGTGCATTGATCCAGAGTTTTTCTGTTATATAGTCCTCATGGATAGAATTCTCAAAAGCAAAGTAGAATTTGTAAGTTGAAAATGTTTGTGATTGTGTATTGTTATGTCTTGGAAGATCGAGGTGATGCATTCCGTAAACATCTACATGCAAATACTTCTTTAACCGTTGATAATACCAAACTCGTTTAGAACTTGGGTTCCAGTTACTTACTGCCCAGGCCACCAACCTTGTCTTCTTAGGAATTGCGAAATTTACTGACCCATTATGCTTCTCTATCCAACCATATGGAGTAAATATGTCAGAGTCAGCTCTGTAGGACATTGTGAGGTTTATAACATTGTTCATAAATGCAGGATTTGGACAATGACTTGGAGATTCAAGGCTAAACCATATCCAGTACTGGTTAGATGGTCTTGGTGCTTGGGGTAGTTGTTCCTTAGAACCACACACATCTCTATGATGGAGTACAACAGCATGTGCTTGTGAGTACATGTCACGATCTGCTGTATAAAAACAACCAGAACCATCAAACTTTTGTGGACATTGATTAAGAGTAAAATTATGTTGAAAGGGATAGCTCCAAAGCAATATTACTAGCTCAGGTTCTTTGGGAGCAACATGTGACTTTGCCACATTCTCTTGTGAACCATTATTATTCAAACCGGGAGCTTTTCTTTTGTTGAACAATGTCGAAAAAAGAGTAAAGGAGATGAatatttgcaaaagaaaaaagaaaaacatcttgCTCAGTTTGGGTGGATGATTTGTGGGAGACATTTATAGATGGACTGTATATGGCTTGGAACCTCTAGGGTGCAAATTGTTTCACAATTCCTGTTGTATTCATTGGGTTAAACAGTTATTGTAGTAGCTAGGAGTAAAATACAAGAAGAATACAGCATGGTATATTACTATTAAATATAATAAAGCTACATAAATTACATATACTCCTAAACCATATACTGAACATTGCTTTATTCACACCCATGTTTCGTTTCCAAGCATTACAGTGATGATCTAGTGACAGTGACTAgtttcaggaaaacatggatacagcctatggctatgttcacacacactattttggtcctcatattgcaaccaaaaccaggagtggattgaaaacacagaaaggctctgttcacacaatgttgaaatttagcggatggttgccatttaatggcaaataattggcgttattttaaaaacatgggccgttgttatgaaataaaggccattatttgtcataaaatgacgtccatccactacatttcaacagtgtgtgaacatagcctttctgtgtttttaatccactcctggttttgcttgccacatgaggaccaaaatactgtgtgtaaacccagcctatagcagtttggataacattgccaaaATCAAATATTTTGacatccactcaacactactataGTGTGGGCTACACAATAACTTTGGTTGCACCACACCAAGTTCCATCCACATCACATGACCAAAACATCTTGTGTAACTTGTCTGCGACTACTCCTATTCGTTAGCAGTCATCAGGAGCTCTACGTTCAGCCCTTTAGCAGGGCTACCTCCTCAGTCTGTAAATGCTTTAATTCCTTCCCTCTACTTTATCAGCCTCCCTTCCAAATCTATCAATATGAGGACTAGCCTGGCTCACACTTTTAATGGTCTGCCCATTAGGGCGGTCTCGGGGATTCTTTTCTTAGCGTCAGTGTTTGATACACATTGGCGCCTTTTACGTGTTTGGCCTCACTCTCACATTCATTCATCTTGGCTGGTAAGTATGGAGTGTGTATTTGTAAAGATTGATACACTACCTACCTGGTTACACATTACCTGCTTTCTTACCCCTTTATTTTATATTAAGGTTCTTTTCCCTACTTTATTACTCTAACAACCACATACTATGCACAGTGTATAAACTAAACCTTTATTATCTAAATATATAACAGGTATTTTATAGCTATAGTTTttattacaatatgcaagactATTATACATACAAGTGCATCTAAATAAATTAGAACCACTTTAAGGTCCAACCTAAAATTCCACTGTGCCTCTCTTTGCAGCTCTTATTCCAGTCTCCTTGCTTTTTCCCTTGGCCTCAAAAACCTCAGACCTAGCAATTAGTTGTCATGATGGTAGCTGGGCTACTGGAATTTCTCTCTCGAGCCACATGTTCTCTTATACCCATttctaagctgggttcacactatgtatatttgaggctgtatttgtgaggctgtatagcaaccaaaaccaggagtggattgaaaacacagaaaggctctgttcacataatgttgtaattgagtggatggccatcatttaatggcaaatatttgctgttattttaaaacaacggctgtggtattgaaataatggccgttatttactgttatatggcggccatccactcaatttcaacattgtgtgaacagatcctttctgtgttttcaatccactcctggttttggttgctatgaggacctgacatgcggaccaaatacagcctcaaatatacatagtgtgaacccagcccgaaGCTGTAAAAGTTTTGCCGTCATGTAAGCACATAAACGACTTTCTTGGTATTACAGTTTGCCTAGTCTCTTATCTCAAAGCTTTAACCTGTGCTTTTGCTTGTTATCATATTGCTTCATTGTATGAAGTCACATGTGGTGCATCTTTTACGTGTGTATTGCTTTTGCTGCCACTCCCTGTCATGTCGGTGTTGATACTGCTGGGAGGTAGCTCTTAGTAAGGCGACCTTTCACATTTTTCCCTAAGGTAAGTCACTAGTGGGAACTTCGGAAGCATTTCTGCCAATGTCTCATCAGATCTTAGTATGCGCCAAGATTTTGTTAGAATCTATCTAACTTCCCCTGATCTTTCATCAAAAAGTACCAATTATTTATGGACTGTGTAACAGCTTCCTTTTTCCTAGGTTCAAGCAGTTCTTCCCTATTTGCCATCAACAGATGATTTATAAGTTCACCTGCCTCCATCTCAACAGATGATTTATAAGTTCACCTGCCCCCATCTCAACAGATGATTTATAAGTTCACCTGCCTCCATTTAAGTCCTCTATGGACATGCAGTTCCAGCGCAGTCACAAGTACTGCCCGGTTGGTATGCCTGCTATCAGAGGCTTGGGATGCCAGCTCTCCCATCTTAACAATGTATTCGTCGCTGTCCGCTTGCGATAAACAGTAGTCATAATTTTGTTCTCTGAGGACTTCTTAAATCCAAGAATATAATTTCTTTTGGGCTAATTGTGCTTTATCccctcattattttttatttagagctgcCACAGATTTTTGGAATTCCTCCCTGGTGGAGAACCAGATGATAAATATGTTGTCTATGAACCTTAGCCACATATTTACGTTGATTATATTATCTAATTATGTTGAATTGGGTCTGTTCGTAATTGTTTATAACATGTGCGTCATTTAAGATAGCTAAGCACATTGTCTCGTACTTTTCCCTGTTCATAACAATAATATTACCACCCTTATCTGAGTGTTTTATGACCAGAGAGGAGTCCAATTCTAAGGCACAGAGGGCTTGAGTTTTATTTTTGGCACCACACTTTTTTCTTCCAACCTTTTTAGCTCTTCGGTAAccacatatacaaatatattgaTGCAGTTATATTCTGATAAGAGCTGAGTTTTAACACTTTTAGCCCTTAAACTCGTAAACGGTCCCTGTTCCTCCTCTATCTCCACTCCTCTTGCTAATTCTAGCAGATGCCTACGTATAGGCATATCCCTATCGCCCAAGTCTATATCTCTCCCTTGTTTTTTACAATGTAACTGGAAATGCTTGAACCACTTTAATTTGCTTTAATTCACACAATATGAATAGGGGATGCAATTTTTCCCAATACTATTACTAATCCTTGTATGAATAATATGGCTGGTCGGTCCCAACttataattatacatttaaaaaaaaaaatagaatcgcGCCTTATATATGATAAGATATTAGCATATATTGTGCAATAAATAAACTAATCAAGAATAGTGTATTACGCAAAAATTTAATAGAGAGCAAAGTATAGGGACCTACAGTATACAGACAAGATTCTTAGAGGGTGCATTTTTTGCTTAAAACCACGAGTCTGTGTATAATAGTCTTGCATAATGTAATAAAAACTATAACCTAAAACTATAAAAGACCAGTTATATATATTAGATCAAAGAGGGTCCGCTTATACAATACGGTAATAATATAGGGAACAGATTCTATAGAAAGTTTatagagcagcacagaggagagatGGAGAAAGAATCGTGTCTTTCAACCATAATCACTACACTTCTCAATAAACCACTGTGTTATTGAGGCCATTAATAAAGTTATTAAGAAAGTGTAATAAATACCTCCTTGTAAGGTGTCAGCACTAAAACATTGAAGAGGATTCAAGCATTATATTTATATCATTGTatctctttttattttattgcacGTATTTTCTGCACGttattctgtatatatttattgctGTTTCTAGACATTGTATATGATTGTATATATACTGGACATATAAAAGCAAATACAAAACTAtagaaaaaatattataataatttAACATTTCTAAACTAATTCTACCACCGATATTGGTGTTATAAGAAATTAAATCTTGTCCTGTAACTTATTTTAACATGAGCATAATATGGAGAAGAATgaagaaaa is a genomic window of Dendropsophus ebraccatus isolate aDenEbr1 chromosome 4, aDenEbr1.pat, whole genome shotgun sequence containing:
- the LOC138789569 gene encoding 4-galactosyl-N-acetylglucosaminide 3-alpha-L-fucosyltransferase FUT6-like produces the protein MSPTNHPPKLSKMFFFFLLQIFISFTLFSTLFNKRKAPGLNNNGSQENVAKSHVAPKEPELVILLWSYPFQHNFTLNQCPQKFDGSGCFYTADRDMYSQAHAVVLHHRDVCGSKEQLPQAPRPSNQYWIWFSLESPSHCPNPAFMNNVINLTMSYRADSDIFTPYGWIEKHNGSVNFAIPKKTRLVAWAVSNWNPSSKRVWYYQRLKKYLHVDVYGMHHLDLPRHNNTQSQTFSTYKFYFAFENSIHEDYITEKLWINALFSGCVPVVLGPPRANYERFIPGDAFIHVDDFSSPQELASYLLSLDADEEKYKKYFSWRLKYQLPEQEPPWVVPYCKICKALKEAPSFRTIPSIEAWFK